The following are from one region of the Isoalcanivorax indicus genome:
- a CDS encoding outer membrane beta-barrel protein, which produces MNKKTLISLLALGLTGPAWATEGHSQMGGFFGLKAGQMMVDAVDDGIGMDFDDSTNIGFYTGYVGESGLGFEIEYTQPTSKAGTGVPSVDYELTTIAAYGTFRSDGNVYLKGKAGLLREEVKVSGPGGSFSDRDSGLSVGAGLGFMLGRSRLEVEFTIIESDVNYLSVGFIF; this is translated from the coding sequence ATGAACAAAAAAACTCTGATCAGCCTGCTGGCGCTGGGGCTGACCGGGCCCGCTTGGGCCACTGAAGGTCACAGCCAGATGGGCGGCTTTTTCGGCCTCAAGGCAGGCCAGATGATGGTGGATGCCGTAGATGACGGTATCGGCATGGATTTCGACGATAGCACCAATATCGGCTTTTACACCGGCTATGTCGGCGAGAGCGGCCTGGGCTTCGAGATCGAGTACACCCAGCCCACCTCCAAGGCTGGCACGGGCGTACCCTCGGTGGACTATGAACTCACGACCATCGCCGCCTATGGCACCTTTCGCAGCGATGGCAATGTCTACCTCAAGGGCAAGGCCGGGCTGTTACGCGAAGAAGTGAAGGTGTCCGGCCCCGGCGGCTCCTTCTCAGATCGGGACTCAGGCCTGTCGGTAGGCGCCGGGCTGGGATTTATGCTTGGCCGTTCACGGCTCGAGGTGGAGTTCACGATCATCGAATCGGACGTGAACTACCTGAGTGTCGGTTTCATTTTCTGA
- the ccmE gene encoding cytochrome c maturation protein CcmE translates to MNPVRKQRLLIIVGALAGVALATGLLLYAISENLNLFYTPQQVAEGEAPLGQRMRVGGLVVEGSVRRDQDTLENQFDLTDGIGTFTVYYTGILPDLFREGQGIVANGTLVSTTRFEATEVLAKHDEQYMPPEVMEALQRAGHPAASEPGPEPEEGVSY, encoded by the coding sequence ATGAATCCGGTACGCAAACAACGTCTGCTGATAATTGTCGGCGCCCTGGCGGGCGTGGCACTGGCGACAGGGCTGTTGCTGTATGCGATCTCGGAGAACCTGAATCTGTTCTACACGCCGCAGCAGGTGGCCGAAGGCGAGGCGCCGCTGGGCCAGCGCATGCGCGTGGGCGGGCTGGTGGTGGAAGGTTCGGTACGCCGCGATCAGGACACACTGGAGAACCAGTTCGACCTGACGGACGGCATTGGCACCTTCACGGTCTACTACACCGGCATCCTGCCGGATCTGTTCCGCGAAGGGCAGGGCATCGTCGCCAACGGCACGCTGGTCAGCACGACGCGCTTCGAGGCCACGGAGGTGCTGGCCAAGCATGATGAGCAATACATGCCGCCGGAAGTCATGGAAGCCCTGCAGCGGGCCGGGCATCCGGCCGCCAGTGAACCGGGGCCGGAGCCGGAAGAAGGGGTCAGTTACTGA
- the ccmD gene encoding heme exporter protein CcmD, whose protein sequence is MYFDSLAELWQMGVHGPWVWSAYGICVALIALNVVWAVHRGRRVRRDIRGLIRRQSLQEKQ, encoded by the coding sequence ATGTATTTCGATTCGCTGGCCGAGCTCTGGCAGATGGGGGTACATGGCCCCTGGGTATGGAGTGCCTACGGCATCTGCGTGGCATTGATTGCCCTGAATGTAGTCTGGGCGGTACACCGGGGTCGCCGGGTGCGCCGTGATATCCGTGGTCTGATACGGCGACAGTCCCTGCAGGAGAAACAATGA
- the ccmC gene encoding heme ABC transporter permease CcmC, whose product MSSDAVSRAGLPAHFFVVSLSAGLLALVTWFIWSAPPVARTVWLAGGWTVGVLFYYGALRYPHWYWQTLERWYHQLGSPPHFYRIAGLWLPWLVIIATVLCVVGVVWGLAFAPPHHEQGNSYRIIYLHVPASSAALMAYVAMGVAGLVALVWRLKMAEIAIKAIAPFGAVMAAVSLISGAIWGRPTWGTYWIWDARLTSMLILFFMYLGVMALQNAIRDPRQAGRAAALLSVVGVINVVIVRYSVDWWQSLHQGSSMSMFGTAGSAIHPSMLAPLLLCMFGTYFLFAVTVLVRARTEILWRERKSAWVREEVA is encoded by the coding sequence ATGAGTAGCGACGCCGTATCCCGTGCCGGACTGCCCGCGCATTTTTTTGTTGTCAGCCTGAGTGCTGGCCTGCTGGCCCTGGTGACCTGGTTCATCTGGTCCGCGCCGCCGGTGGCGCGCACGGTCTGGCTGGCAGGCGGCTGGACTGTGGGGGTGCTGTTCTATTACGGCGCCCTGCGCTATCCGCACTGGTACTGGCAGACACTGGAGCGTTGGTATCACCAGTTGGGCTCGCCGCCGCATTTTTATCGTATTGCCGGGCTGTGGCTGCCGTGGCTGGTGATTATTGCGACCGTGTTGTGTGTCGTGGGCGTGGTCTGGGGGCTTGCGTTTGCGCCGCCCCACCATGAGCAGGGCAACAGTTATCGCATCATCTATCTGCATGTGCCGGCGTCCAGCGCGGCCCTGATGGCTTATGTCGCCATGGGCGTGGCTGGCTTGGTGGCGCTGGTCTGGCGCCTGAAGATGGCGGAAATCGCGATCAAGGCCATTGCGCCCTTCGGCGCGGTCATGGCGGCGGTGTCGCTGATCAGCGGCGCTATCTGGGGGCGGCCGACCTGGGGCACCTACTGGATCTGGGACGCGCGGCTGACCTCGATGCTGATCCTGTTTTTCATGTACCTGGGCGTGATGGCCCTGCAGAACGCCATTCGTGACCCGCGCCAGGCGGGGCGGGCGGCCGCCCTGCTCAGCGTGGTGGGCGTGATCAACGTCGTCATCGTGCGTTATTCCGTGGACTGGTGGCAGAGCCTGCATCAGGGCAGTTCGATGAGCATGTTCGGTACTGCGGGCAGTGCCATTCACCCGAGCATGCTGGCGCCACTGCTGCTGTGCATGTTCGGCACCTACTTCCTGTTTGCTGTAACGGTGCTGGTACGCGCCCGCACAGAGATTCTCTGGCGTGAACGCAAGAGCGCCTGGGTGCGCGAGGAGGTGGCCTGA
- the ccmB gene encoding heme exporter protein CcmB, which produces MSGFSATLRREVLLASRSPADMVNPLFFFVVVVSLFPLAVPPTPGLLEAMAPGVVWVAALLAVMLSLDGLFRSDEEAGVLDQLLVAPVELYFTVLAKVLAHWLLTGLPLVLVAPLLGYMLQLPPEVLGSLMLGLLLGTPTLMFIGAIGAALTVALRRGSMLLALLVLPLYIPVLVFGAGSLGRALEGLPVSPVMAVLGAMLAMAMSLGPFAVALGLRISSGD; this is translated from the coding sequence GTGAGCGGTTTCAGCGCCACACTGCGCCGTGAGGTGCTGCTGGCATCACGCAGCCCGGCGGATATGGTGAACCCACTGTTCTTTTTCGTGGTGGTGGTGAGCCTGTTTCCGCTGGCGGTGCCGCCCACGCCGGGCCTGCTGGAAGCGATGGCGCCCGGGGTGGTCTGGGTTGCTGCTCTGCTGGCGGTGATGCTGTCGCTGGATGGCCTGTTCCGCAGCGACGAGGAAGCCGGTGTGCTGGACCAGTTGCTGGTGGCGCCGGTGGAGCTGTATTTCACGGTGCTGGCCAAGGTGCTGGCGCACTGGCTGCTGACCGGGCTGCCGCTGGTGCTGGTGGCGCCGTTGCTGGGTTACATGCTGCAACTGCCCCCCGAGGTGCTGGGCAGTCTGATGCTGGGCCTGTTGCTGGGCACGCCGACGCTGATGTTTATCGGCGCCATTGGCGCGGCCCTCACGGTGGCTTTGCGGCGAGGCAGTATGCTGTTGGCATTGCTGGTGCTGCCGCTGTATATCCCGGTGCTGGTGTTCGGCGCCGGCAGCCTGGGCCGGGCACTGGAAGGTCTGCCGGTGTCGCCGGTGATGGCGGTGCTCGGTGCCATGCTGGCCATGGCCATGAGTCTGGGGCCGTTTGCCGTCGCCCTGGGGCTGCGTATCAGCAGTGGTGATTGA
- the ccmA gene encoding cytochrome c biogenesis heme-transporting ATPase CcmA, whose amino-acid sequence MSEHPLLTVEALACERDDRLLFSDMAFTARAGEIWQVAGPNGAGKTTLLRILAGLFGFYEGVLRWRQDLVLRQAMLYLGHRPGLREELSPLENLTWLSALHGQCDDNALMEALAAAGLAGFEDLPVAHLSAGQKRRVALARLWLPGKPVWILDEPFTAIDAEGIALVEERLRHHAAQGGLVIYTSHHRLAADTRQILLGQGAAEVRMAVHG is encoded by the coding sequence GTGAGCGAACATCCGCTGCTGACCGTTGAAGCCCTGGCCTGCGAACGCGATGACCGGTTGCTGTTCAGCGATATGGCGTTCACGGCCCGGGCCGGGGAAATCTGGCAGGTGGCGGGCCCCAATGGAGCTGGCAAGACCACCTTGCTGCGCATTCTGGCGGGGTTGTTCGGCTTTTATGAGGGCGTGCTGCGCTGGCGACAGGATCTGGTGCTGCGCCAGGCCATGCTGTATCTGGGGCATCGCCCCGGTTTGCGGGAAGAACTGTCGCCGCTGGAAAACCTGACCTGGCTCAGTGCCCTGCATGGCCAGTGCGATGACAATGCCCTGATGGAGGCGCTGGCTGCTGCCGGGCTGGCCGGTTTCGAGGACCTGCCTGTGGCGCATCTGTCTGCGGGTCAGAAACGCCGGGTGGCGCTGGCGCGCCTGTGGCTGCCGGGCAAGCCGGTCTGGATTCTGGATGAACCCTTTACCGCCATTGATGCCGAAGGCATCGCGCTGGTGGAGGAGCGCCTGCGTCATCACGCTGCGCAAGGCGGGCTGGTGATCTATACCTCGCACCATCGGCTGGCGGCGGATACGCGTCAGATCCTGCTGGGCCAGGGTGCGGCAGAAGTGCGTATGGCGGTGCACGGGTGA
- a CDS encoding DUF4279 domain-containing protein: protein MTEHHVYFAIFGFSEDPEAITALAGRPPDDCWRQGEPYSELLPEARRLDNRWLLTSGLDQQASHQEHFEALVEKLEQLGDRLPALRRHYRCGIGVSQYFFMDDPAFYLPAELMARFKALGLTLTFDQLGLDSD from the coding sequence GTGACCGAACACCATGTCTATTTCGCCATTTTCGGCTTTTCCGAGGACCCGGAGGCGATCACCGCACTGGCAGGCAGGCCACCAGACGACTGCTGGCGCCAGGGCGAGCCCTACAGTGAACTGCTGCCCGAGGCCCGACGGCTGGACAACCGCTGGCTGCTGACCAGCGGCCTGGATCAGCAGGCCAGTCATCAGGAGCACTTCGAGGCCTTGGTGGAGAAACTCGAACAACTCGGTGATCGTCTGCCCGCGCTGCGACGCCACTACCGTTGTGGTATAGGTGTCTCCCAGTATTTCTTCATGGACGATCCGGCTTTTTACCTGCCCGCTGAACTGATGGCCCGCTTCAAGGCACTGGGCCTGACCCTGACCTTCGACCAGTTGGGCCTGGACAGCGACTGA
- a CDS encoding CYTH domain-containing protein, producing MGTEIERKFLVRHTNMLANVTGTELSQGYLSHTPEATVRVRIQADQAWLTVKGRNDGARRAEFEYPIPVEDARALLALCPAGRIEKTRYRLPMAGHIWEVDVFHGDNDGLIVAEVELDHEDEAIQPPDWLGEEVTGDVRYYNSALSQHPYRHWSASD from the coding sequence ATGGGCACTGAAATCGAACGCAAATTCCTGGTCCGCCACACCAACATGCTGGCCAACGTTACCGGCACCGAACTCAGCCAGGGCTATCTCAGCCACACCCCGGAGGCCACGGTGCGCGTACGCATTCAGGCCGATCAGGCCTGGCTGACCGTCAAGGGGCGCAATGACGGCGCCCGCCGGGCCGAGTTCGAGTACCCGATCCCCGTGGAGGATGCCCGCGCCCTGCTGGCGCTGTGCCCGGCCGGGCGTATCGAGAAGACCCGCTATCGCCTGCCGATGGCAGGGCATATCTGGGAAGTGGATGTGTTCCACGGCGATAACGACGGCCTGATCGTGGCCGAGGTCGAGCTGGACCACGAAGACGAGGCCATACAGCCGCCGGACTGGCTTGGCGAGGAAGTCACCGGCGACGTGCGCTATTACAACAGCGCGCTGAGCCAGCACCCCTACCGCCACTGGAGCGCGAGCGACTGA
- a CDS encoding Y-family DNA polymerase, with protein MPRPLWCAIRLPQWPLTIFPGDNGGPRAVATRHHVLRCCARSQAAGVTPGMKLATAHALIDELQVLERDPTREQAALTRLAWQLLHFTPGLCLHQPGPAEDDQADPGLLLDIGGSLRLFGGSENLLVALHTLLGHLGHDWHTGVGHTPLAAWQLSHAPPEDSLQALRQADQADTARAAADAFCAALARQPVARLALAAPLKGALAAPGFRTLGELLALPRPALGRRFGKALLLWCEQLLGERRDPRPALSPPERFMLTREFSDPVRNSQYLLPVMRQQLDALSAWLRHRQQAVRTLHWQLTDHQGDSETLRIRRARPCAEAALWHQLTERYLEQHRLRAPVLALTLRCSRPQAAAPEHHTLIQAHGARADARDLLEKLACLPQLALQRLSLVDAHLPEQRQQETDPLKPMTEQAAPISTEPDTPPPLQRQPLWLLSPAEPLQQTRQGELRWRGGKLVPLLADRRLSLDWWNTSAADQPGQRDYFLARHLSSGNLCWIYRTGGSGAQERQWFMQGFF; from the coding sequence ATGCCCCGGCCCCTGTGGTGTGCCATTCGTCTGCCGCAATGGCCCTTGACGATCTTCCCCGGCGACAACGGCGGCCCCCGTGCCGTGGCCACCCGGCATCATGTGCTGCGTTGCTGTGCACGCAGCCAGGCGGCCGGGGTAACCCCCGGCATGAAACTGGCCACCGCCCACGCACTGATAGATGAATTGCAGGTATTGGAACGGGATCCGACCCGGGAACAGGCGGCACTGACCCGGCTGGCCTGGCAACTGCTGCACTTCACTCCGGGCCTGTGCCTGCACCAACCCGGCCCGGCCGAAGATGATCAGGCCGACCCCGGCCTGTTACTGGATATTGGCGGTAGCCTGAGACTGTTTGGCGGCAGCGAAAACCTGCTGGTAGCCCTGCACACCCTGCTGGGCCACCTGGGGCACGACTGGCATACCGGCGTGGGCCATACCCCACTGGCCGCCTGGCAACTCAGTCATGCGCCGCCCGAAGACAGTCTGCAGGCACTGCGCCAGGCCGATCAGGCCGACACCGCCCGGGCCGCCGCCGACGCCTTCTGCGCGGCACTGGCACGCCAGCCTGTGGCCCGCCTGGCCCTGGCCGCCCCCCTGAAAGGCGCTCTGGCGGCACCGGGTTTTCGCACCCTGGGTGAATTACTCGCCCTGCCCCGCCCGGCACTCGGGCGTCGCTTCGGCAAGGCCCTGCTGTTGTGGTGCGAACAACTGCTCGGCGAACGCCGGGATCCACGCCCGGCCCTGTCGCCGCCGGAACGGTTTATGCTGACCCGGGAATTCAGTGATCCGGTGCGCAACAGCCAGTACCTGTTACCCGTCATGCGGCAGCAACTGGATGCCCTGAGCGCCTGGCTACGGCATCGCCAGCAAGCCGTACGCACCCTGCACTGGCAACTCACCGACCATCAGGGAGACAGTGAAACCCTGCGCATTCGCCGGGCCCGCCCTTGCGCAGAAGCGGCCCTGTGGCACCAACTCACCGAACGGTATCTGGAACAACATCGCCTGCGCGCCCCGGTGCTGGCCCTGACCTTGCGTTGCAGCCGCCCGCAGGCGGCCGCCCCGGAACACCACACCCTGATACAGGCCCACGGCGCCCGCGCAGACGCCCGCGACCTGCTGGAAAAACTCGCCTGCCTGCCACAACTGGCGTTGCAGCGCCTGTCACTGGTGGATGCTCATTTGCCCGAACAGCGCCAGCAGGAAACCGACCCCCTGAAGCCCATGACGGAGCAGGCCGCGCCAATATCCACTGAGCCCGACACGCCCCCCCCCTTGCAGCGCCAACCCCTGTGGCTGCTGAGCCCGGCAGAGCCCCTGCAACAGACGCGACAGGGCGAGTTACGTTGGCGCGGCGGCAAACTGGTGCCCCTGCTGGCCGACCGGCGCCTGAGTCTCGACTGGTGGAACACCAGCGCCGCAGATCAGCCCGGCCAGCGTGATTATTTTCTGGCGCGACATCTGTCCAGCGGCAACCTGTGCTGGATCTATCGCACCGGAGGCAGCGGCGCTCAGGAACGCCAATGGTTCATGCAGGGATTTTTCTAG
- a CDS encoding ACP phosphodiesterase — MNYLAHLALAQPTVPSKVGNLLGDFMRGVDAAQLPEPVRLGLHNHRLVDRLTDRHPDVMACRRLFSPPRRRFAGVAMDVLFDHFLLRHWARFHDEALAASVARDYQLLLQGRPLMPAPMREHVSRLVAHDGLRYYRSLEEVGQALDRIAGRIRFANRFQGVAEELAQHYDVLEQVFLTLYPQLQREVAAQALE; from the coding sequence ATGAATTATCTGGCACATCTGGCCCTGGCGCAGCCGACGGTGCCGTCCAAGGTGGGTAACCTGCTGGGTGATTTCATGCGCGGGGTGGACGCTGCGCAGCTGCCCGAGCCGGTCAGGCTGGGGCTGCATAATCATCGTCTGGTAGACCGTCTTACGGACCGGCATCCTGATGTGATGGCATGCCGGCGTCTGTTTTCGCCGCCGCGGCGACGCTTTGCCGGGGTGGCGATGGATGTGTTGTTCGATCATTTCCTGCTGCGCCACTGGGCGCGTTTTCATGATGAGGCGTTGGCGGCCAGTGTGGCGCGGGATTACCAGCTGTTGTTGCAGGGCCGCCCGCTGATGCCGGCGCCGATGCGTGAGCATGTTTCCCGTCTGGTGGCCCATGATGGCTTGCGCTATTACCGCTCGCTGGAGGAAGTGGGGCAGGCGCTGGACCGGATCGCTGGCCGGATCCGGTTTGCCAACCGTTTTCAGGGCGTGGCCGAGGAACTGGCACAGCACTACGACGTGCTGGAGCAGGTTTTCCTGACGCTGTACCCGCAATTGCAGCGTGAGGTGGCCGCACAGGCGCTGGAATAG
- a CDS encoding PaaI family thioesterase: MSGIPEGFTPLFRASPFTDLIGPIHNRRTDEGALILGLRVAMQHCNARGLMHGGVFCSLADIALGYNAAFASEPPTPMVSASQTMDFIGSVKEGDWLEVDTQVRKVGRSLAFADCLFRVEGQLVARASAVFNVMHP; encoded by the coding sequence ATGTCAGGGATTCCCGAAGGTTTTACCCCGCTGTTTCGCGCCAGCCCCTTTACCGACCTGATCGGGCCGATTCACAACCGGCGTACCGATGAGGGTGCGCTGATACTCGGTCTGCGGGTGGCCATGCAGCATTGCAATGCGCGCGGCCTGATGCATGGTGGTGTGTTCTGCAGTCTGGCAGACATTGCGCTGGGCTATAACGCGGCGTTTGCCTCCGAGCCACCGACGCCCATGGTCAGCGCCAGCCAGACGATGGACTTTATCGGCAGCGTGAAAGAGGGCGACTGGCTGGAAGTGGACACGCAGGTGCGCAAGGTGGGCCGCAGCCTGGCCTTTGCCGATTGCCTGTTCCGGGTGGAAGGGCAGCTGGTGGCCCGCGCCAGTGCTGTTTTCAATGTCATGCATCCATGA
- a CDS encoding saccharopine dehydrogenase family protein, with product MNTSSTAQFDLVVFGATSFVGQILCRYLRDTFGTEGSLTWAIAGRSQSKLDQVRSELGLDAASLPALIADAADDTALRELCQRANTIVSTVGPYALYGEPLVRACAETGTHYCDLTGEVQWIPRMISRYEDAARASGARIVHCCGFDSIPSDLGVYFLQKEAEKRFAAPCSTVAMRVKAAKGGVSGGTVASMMNVAREAASDSDLRKQLANPYALCPPEHGFTARQRNVSTPVFDADFQAWSGPFVMAGINTRIVHRSNALLGNAYGAQFRYDEAMLTGTGFGGRMKALGLATGMGAFLAAAVLPPTRWVLEKFVVPKPGEGPTPTAQKTGFYDLRFIGKTEAGESLQVKVVGQGDPGYGSTAKMLGQAAVALVQDVDDKVPGGFWTPASLIGDALLKRLPEAADVRFEVVD from the coding sequence ATGAACACATCTTCCACTGCACAATTTGATCTGGTGGTGTTCGGCGCCACCAGCTTCGTCGGCCAGATCCTGTGCCGCTACCTGCGGGATACCTTCGGCACCGAAGGCAGCCTGACATGGGCCATCGCCGGCCGCTCGCAATCGAAACTCGATCAGGTACGCAGCGAGCTGGGCCTGGACGCCGCCAGCCTGCCCGCCCTGATCGCCGATGCGGCCGACGACACTGCCCTGCGCGAACTGTGTCAGCGTGCCAACACGATCGTGTCCACTGTCGGGCCCTACGCCCTCTACGGCGAACCCCTGGTGCGCGCCTGTGCCGAAACCGGCACCCACTACTGCGACCTGACCGGCGAGGTGCAGTGGATCCCGCGCATGATCAGCCGCTACGAAGACGCCGCCCGCGCCTCTGGTGCCCGCATCGTGCACTGCTGCGGCTTCGACTCTATTCCTTCCGACCTGGGCGTATATTTTCTGCAAAAAGAGGCAGAAAAGCGCTTTGCAGCGCCATGCAGCACCGTAGCGATGCGCGTCAAGGCGGCCAAAGGCGGCGTCTCGGGCGGCACCGTGGCCAGCATGATGAACGTGGCGCGCGAAGCCGCTTCCGACAGTGACCTGCGCAAGCAACTCGCCAACCCCTATGCCCTGTGTCCGCCGGAGCATGGCTTCACGGCACGCCAGCGCAATGTGTCAACGCCGGTGTTCGACGCCGACTTCCAGGCCTGGAGTGGTCCGTTCGTGATGGCGGGCATCAATACGCGTATCGTGCATCGCAGCAATGCGTTGCTGGGTAATGCCTATGGCGCACAATTCCGTTACGACGAAGCGATGCTGACCGGCACCGGCTTCGGCGGCCGCATGAAAGCACTGGGGCTGGCCACCGGCATGGGGGCCTTCCTGGCGGCGGCGGTGCTGCCCCCCACCCGCTGGGTACTGGAAAAGTTTGTGGTGCCGAAGCCGGGCGAAGGACCGACTCCGACAGCACAGAAAACCGGCTTTTATGATCTGCGCTTTATCGGCAAGACCGAGGCGGGTGAGTCGCTGCAGGTCAAGGTGGTCGGTCAAGGTGATCCCGGCTACGGCTCCACCGCAAAGATGCTTGGCCAGGCAGCGGTGGCGCTTGTGCAGGATGTGGACGACAAAGTCCCGGGCGGTTTCTGGACACCGGCCTCACTGATCGGTGACGCGCTGCTGAAGCGACTGCCCGAGGCGGCGGACGTTCGCTTCGAGGTCGTCGACTGA
- a CDS encoding sterol desaturase family protein, with amino-acid sequence MAFTDMINEMLANSGLYALLDLAPAWLALDLRQLVFVFATPLFIGVALWEYRRIRNDPARMDGREAVRNFMLGAGYQMTELLFAGLIAFPLYTLAYHYRLFDPSLTWGMVLLTFIGVEFCFYWMHRSSHRIRWFWAAHVVHHSSHRMNFTTAMRQNATNIFNGGWLFYVPLALLGLNPVWIGTAFALSLVYQFFIHTTLVDKLHPAIEFVFNTPSHHRMHHGKNPGCIDRNYGGVLIIWDRLFGTFVEEQDKDSIEYGITRPPPKDDLVTLWTHEYQDMFRDMVSSEGRGGLWRRLQHLWRAPEWRRD; translated from the coding sequence GTGGCTTTTACTGACATGATCAACGAGATGCTGGCCAACAGTGGCCTGTACGCGCTGCTCGATCTGGCGCCCGCCTGGCTGGCCCTGGATCTGCGCCAACTGGTGTTCGTCTTTGCCACACCGCTGTTTATTGGCGTGGCGCTGTGGGAGTACCGCCGCATTCGCAACGACCCGGCACGCATGGACGGTCGCGAAGCCGTGCGTAATTTCATGCTTGGCGCGGGCTACCAGATGACCGAGTTGCTGTTTGCCGGTCTGATCGCTTTCCCGCTCTACACGCTGGCCTATCACTACCGTCTCTTTGATCCGTCGCTGACGTGGGGCATGGTGCTGCTGACCTTTATCGGTGTCGAATTCTGCTTTTACTGGATGCACCGCAGCAGCCATCGCATACGCTGGTTCTGGGCTGCGCACGTGGTGCATCACTCGTCCCACCGGATGAACTTCACCACGGCCATGCGCCAGAACGCCACCAACATTTTCAACGGCGGCTGGCTTTTCTATGTGCCGCTGGCCTTGCTGGGCCTGAACCCGGTCTGGATCGGCACGGCCTTCGCGCTATCGCTGGTGTACCAGTTCTTCATCCACACGACGTTGGTGGACAAGCTGCACCCGGCTATCGAATTCGTTTTCAATACGCCGAGTCACCACCGCATGCACCATGGCAAGAATCCGGGCTGCATTGATCGTAACTACGGTGGTGTGCTGATTATCTGGGATCGTCTGTTCGGCACCTTCGTGGAAGAGCAGGACAAGGACAGCATCGAATACGGTATTACCCGGCCGCCACCGAAGGATGATCTGGTGACCTTGTGGACGCACGAGTACCAGGACATGTTCCGCGATATGGTCTCGTCCGAGGGCCGTGGTGGCCTGTGGCGGCGCTTGCAGCACCTGTGGCGTGCGCCGGAGTGGCGTCGGGATTAG
- a CDS encoding helix-turn-helix domain-containing protein: protein MSVLRLTGAWTRLLTDWLEAEQLPAPEIRAALLRYAPDDIVPVPVWRRLLERGLALRPAEAAPELAVGAGVQPHHVGVLGYLVLAAESLGEAMLAYQRYEKLFYGVNVAEVLAVDQDVEIRWHGTSELLGQSADGVAIAALITFLRRQLEDPPPPSLVAFAGAPTRPGSADAYRTFFGCPVHFNDSHVRVRFPAAYLGIPMPQRDPALRALLDRQAQALLDTLPDDDPFDRALQQLLPRLLADGRATLPIAARALHVSPRTLQRRLAAHNISWQTFLDQARARLAQEYLSDTSLSLSDVALLLGFSEQSAFNRAFRRWTGSTPGRERRLHGMRG from the coding sequence ATGAGCGTACTGAGACTGACCGGTGCCTGGACACGGCTGCTGACAGACTGGCTGGAAGCCGAGCAATTACCCGCGCCGGAGATCCGCGCGGCGCTGCTGCGTTATGCCCCGGACGACATCGTGCCCGTGCCGGTGTGGCGCCGCCTGCTGGAGCGCGGGCTGGCCTTGCGGCCTGCGGAGGCAGCGCCGGAGCTGGCTGTCGGGGCCGGTGTGCAGCCTCATCATGTGGGCGTGCTGGGTTATCTGGTGCTGGCAGCGGAAAGTCTCGGTGAGGCGATGTTGGCCTACCAGCGCTACGAGAAACTGTTCTACGGCGTCAATGTGGCCGAAGTGCTCGCTGTGGATCAGGACGTGGAGATCCGCTGGCACGGGACCAGCGAACTGCTCGGGCAATCCGCCGACGGGGTCGCCATCGCCGCGCTGATTACCTTCCTGCGGCGGCAGCTGGAAGACCCGCCGCCGCCGTCCCTGGTCGCCTTTGCCGGTGCCCCGACGCGGCCCGGATCGGCTGACGCTTACCGGACGTTTTTCGGCTGCCCGGTGCATTTTAACGACAGCCATGTCCGGGTGCGCTTTCCGGCAGCGTATCTCGGTATCCCCATGCCACAGCGGGACCCGGCGCTGCGTGCCTTGCTGGATCGACAAGCTCAGGCCCTGCTGGACACGCTGCCGGACGACGACCCGTTTGATCGCGCCCTGCAACAACTGCTGCCCCGCCTGCTCGCTGATGGCCGCGCCACGCTGCCGATTGCCGCCCGCGCGCTGCATGTGTCGCCGCGCACGCTGCAACGGCGGCTGGCGGCGCACAATATCAGCTGGCAGACCTTTCTGGACCAGGCCCGTGCGCGGCTGGCGCAGGAATACCTCAGTGACACGTCGCTGTCGCTTTCTGATGTGGCGCTGCTGCTGGGTTTTTCCGAGCAAAGCGCGTTCAATCGTGCGTTCCGCCGCTGGACCGGCAGTACACCCGGTCGCGAACGGCGTCTGCATGGCATGCGGGGCTGA